Within Deltaproteobacteria bacterium HGW-Deltaproteobacteria-18, the genomic segment CTTCCTTTCCAATCTCGTCGGCTGCGATCATCGTCTGATAAGATGCGGCATGACTGTCCGGGTTGTCTGGGAGGACAGAAAGGAGGGGTTCAGTATCCCGAAATTCACCCCTGTCCAATAGCAGGTTGCTGGAGCCTTGGCAGGATCCTGGTGAGAATGGCCCTGCTGAAGGTGAATGGTGTCTCGCGGAAATCCCATCCCGATTGGGTGACAATCGGTTTCGCGAAAACGCTCCACTGGTTTGGATCGAGGATATACCTGTATGCCTTTTCGGTCAATTTCCATGACCGGGCAGATGTCGGCGGACCCGGTTTTAAGTATTGAAACGATGGGTGTAAGGCGATATTCTCAATTGTACTTAAAGAATGGAATGCGAAGGGTGATCGCTTAGACAGTGGCCCCTTGGCTCAAGGTGAATCATGACCACGTTTGCAGACCGCATCTCCCGTCTTGGAACGGAGACCGCTTTCTCGGTTTCTGCGGAAGCCTCCGCCTTTGCGGCACAGGGGCATCAGGTGTACGCCTTCCATCTCGGCGACATGAATATCCCGACTCCTCAAAACATTGTGGATGCCACGATGAAGGCCATCCATGACGGCAAAACCTGCTACTGCCAAAATGCCGGTGTGCCTCAACTGAGAGAGGTGATTGCAACCGACATCAATGGTTCTCACGGCACACGCTACACCGCCGAGAACATCGTCATTCAGCCCGGCGGCAAACCCGTCATAGGCAAGTTCATCATGGCCCTGATGAACCCGGGAGACGAGGTGCTTTATCCCAATCCAGGCTACCCGATCTATGAGTCGCAGATCGAGTTTCACGGCGGCAAGGCGGTTCCTTATACCTATGTCGAACAAAGGGACAACTTTGCTCTCGACATGGATTCGCTCAGGCGCGCGATCACTCCGAATACCAGACTGCTTATCCTGAACGATCTTCAGAATCCGACCGGCCACGAGTGCTCCCGGAGGGAACTTGAGGCGATTGCGGAGCTGGCTCTCAGGCACGACCTCTACGTCCTTTCGGACGAGGCCTATTTCGATATCCGCTACAGCGGCA encodes:
- a CDS encoding aspartate aminotransferase; this encodes MTTFADRISRLGTETAFSVSAEASAFAAQGHQVYAFHLGDMNIPTPQNIVDATMKAIHDGKTCYCQNAGVPQLREVIATDINGSHGTRYTAENIVIQPGGKPVIGKFIMALMNPGDEVLYPNPGYPIYESQIEFHGGKAVPYTYVEQRDNFALDMDSLRRAITPNTRLLILNDLQNPTGHECSRRELEAIAELALRHDLYVLSDEAYFDIRYSG